In a single window of the Deinococcus aetherius genome:
- a CDS encoding transporter substrate-binding domain-containing protein: MQRTILTILAPLLLVGGAQAQNQNKPSTLTPGVLKIGMEGTYAPFTYRDEKGQLVGFDVDIARAVAAKLGLRPEFVLTEWSGILAGLQARKYDVIVNQVGITPERQQAIGFSRPYAYSSPQIIVRKNANTSFKTLADLKGKRVGVGLGSNFEKQLRDAGGINVVTYPGAPEYLRDLISGRLDAAYNDRLLVGYLIKRDNLPVKGAGVVGAPEPVGIALRKDNAALKAAVDRALTQIKADGTYAKISRQWFGQDVSQPGK; this comes from the coding sequence ATGCAGCGGACCATCCTGACCATCCTCGCGCCCCTGCTCCTGGTGGGCGGCGCTCAGGCCCAGAACCAGAACAAGCCCAGCACCCTGACGCCCGGCGTCCTCAAGATCGGCATGGAGGGGACGTACGCCCCCTTCACCTACAGGGACGAGAAGGGGCAGCTCGTCGGCTTCGACGTGGATATCGCCAGGGCGGTCGCCGCGAAGCTGGGGCTGAGGCCCGAGTTCGTGCTGACCGAGTGGAGCGGCATCCTGGCCGGGCTCCAGGCGCGGAAGTACGACGTGATCGTCAATCAGGTCGGCATCACGCCCGAGCGGCAGCAGGCCATCGGGTTCAGCAGGCCGTACGCCTACAGTAGCCCGCAGATCATCGTGCGGAAGAACGCCAACACCTCGTTCAAAACGCTCGCCGACCTCAAGGGCAAGCGGGTGGGCGTGGGGCTGGGCAGCAACTTCGAGAAGCAGCTTCGTGACGCGGGCGGCATCAACGTGGTGACGTACCCCGGCGCCCCCGAGTACCTGCGCGACCTGATCTCGGGCCGCCTCGACGCCGCGTACAACGACCGCCTGCTCGTGGGCTACCTGATCAAGCGCGACAACCTCCCCGTGAAGGGCGCGGGCGTGGTCGGCGCTCCCGAGCCCGTGGGCATCGCCCTGCGCAAGGACAACGCGGCGCTCAAGGCTGCCGTCGACCGGGCGCTGACCCAGATCAAGGCGGACGGCACGTATGCCAAGATCAGCCGCCAGTGGTTCGGGCAGGACGTGAGCCAGCCCGGGAAGTAA
- a CDS encoding aminoglycoside phosphotransferase family protein — translation MEEAPAVTVQPTVRAYAESLGAHGRLWLDSLPALLGRQCREWELGLGNTLPGGSRSYVRRVTTRDGRRAVLKLALPEPILTTQISTLVAARGHGYVQVLAHDLDRGALLLESLGPSAGEAVRDVPTVLALTAGTLRQAWRVPREVCLPPQGESGHKAAGLLALVRDLAEERGDPELQVVVYQALRYARERWEARDPARQVVVHGDPHAANLLRVEGARPGAETGYVFVDPEGFLCEPEYDLGVALRGWNTELLASSHPNSELRSWCEQMAWATGTDAEAIWQWAYLERVSSGLYLGHHGLPDLGAPFLTVAGRLLTSV, via the coding sequence GTGGAAGAGGCCCCTGCGGTCACCGTGCAACCCACCGTGCGCGCCTATGCGGAGAGCCTGGGGGCTCACGGGCGTCTGTGGCTGGACTCGCTGCCCGCCCTGCTGGGGCGACAATGCCGCGAGTGGGAGCTTGGGTTGGGGAACACCCTGCCCGGCGGCAGCCGTTCCTACGTCCGCCGCGTCACCACCCGTGACGGGCGGCGGGCCGTCCTCAAGCTGGCCCTGCCGGAGCCCATCCTGACCACACAGATATCCACCCTCGTGGCGGCGCGGGGTCACGGGTACGTCCAGGTGTTGGCCCACGACCTCGACCGGGGGGCCCTCCTCCTGGAATCTCTCGGGCCGTCCGCCGGGGAGGCGGTGCGCGACGTGCCCACCGTGCTGGCGCTCACCGCCGGGACGCTACGGCAGGCCTGGCGGGTGCCACGGGAAGTCTGTCTCCCCCCACAGGGCGAGTCCGGGCACAAGGCCGCCGGGCTCCTCGCCCTCGTGCGTGACCTCGCCGAGGAGAGGGGAGACCCGGAGCTTCAGGTGGTGGTCTACCAGGCGTTGCGCTACGCCCGCGAGAGGTGGGAGGCGCGCGATCCCGCACGGCAGGTCGTGGTCCACGGTGATCCGCACGCGGCGAACCTGCTGCGGGTGGAGGGGGCCCGCCCGGGTGCGGAGACCGGGTACGTGTTCGTGGACCCCGAGGGCTTCCTGTGCGAACCGGAGTACGACCTAGGGGTCGCCCTGCGAGGCTGGAACACGGAACTCCTGGCCTCCAGCCATCCGAACTCGGAACTGCGCTCCTGGTGCGAGCAGATGGCGTGGGCGACCGGGACCGACGCCGAGGCGATCTGGCAGTGGGCCTACCTGGAGCGGGTCTCCTCCGGGCTCTACCTGGGTCACCACGGCCTGCCCGACCTCGGCGCTCCTTTCCTGACGGTGGCCGGGAGGCTGCTCACGAGTGTCTGA
- a CDS encoding arsinothricin resistance N-acetyltransferase ArsN1 family A → MPATRAATPDDAPAVTRIYNEGIADRIATFEARERTEDEVAERLRGPHPAVVALDERGKVVAFAWSGPYSTREAYATIGDHGVYVAREARGRGYGEAALRALMNAARETGMHKLTSRVFVDNAASRRLHARCGFREVGLHRRHARLDGEWRDVVTVEVLLDEGED, encoded by the coding sequence ATGCCTGCCACCCGAGCGGCCACGCCGGACGACGCTCCCGCCGTCACCCGCATCTACAACGAGGGAATTGCGGACCGGATCGCCACCTTCGAGGCGCGGGAGAGAACGGAGGATGAGGTGGCCGAACGCTTGCGCGGTCCGCATCCTGCCGTGGTGGCTTTGGATGAGCGCGGAAAAGTCGTCGCCTTCGCCTGGAGCGGCCCTTACAGCACCCGGGAGGCATACGCGACCATCGGTGATCACGGAGTCTACGTGGCGCGGGAGGCGCGGGGCCGGGGCTACGGTGAGGCCGCCCTGCGAGCCCTGATGAACGCAGCCCGGGAGACGGGCATGCACAAGCTCACCAGCCGCGTCTTCGTGGACAACGCGGCCAGCCGCCGCCTGCACGCGCGGTGCGGCTTCCGCGAGGTGGGCCTTCACCGCCGCCACGCCCGGCTGGATGGCGAGTGGCGGGACGTGGTGACGGTGGAGGTGCTGCTGGACGAGGGGGAGGACTAG
- the rpsO gene encoding 30S ribosomal protein S15 — protein sequence MIDKKQTIQAFATSEKDTGSTAVQVALLTERINNLSKHLTENKKDKHGQRGLQLLNGQRRRLLKYLERTDYDGYIALTDRLSIRRGQRVVR from the coding sequence GTGATCGACAAGAAGCAGACCATCCAGGCTTTTGCCACCAGCGAAAAGGACACCGGCAGCACCGCCGTGCAGGTCGCCCTGCTGACCGAGCGGATCAACAACCTCTCCAAGCACCTGACCGAGAACAAGAAGGACAAGCACGGCCAGCGCGGCCTGCAACTCCTCAACGGCCAGCGCCGCCGCCTCCTGAAGTACCTGGAGCGCACCGACTACGACGGCTACATCGCCCTCACAGACCGCCTGAGCATCCGTCGCGGCCAGCGCGTCGTTCGCTAA
- a CDS encoding XRE family transcriptional regulator, with the protein MTASLSDLPHWLRERRADLGLRQDEVARLTALHGGEAGCVTQPYLSRLERGTRPLNALTPARQDALRRALEISASEWVARTGLPLLSTPGTGDELLTTLDLIRVPVRALASAGLPLSEDHGSVIDHELVPGREFRPGMLVLEVQGDSMSTGEGGTGGIRPGDRIYVDPGDLDLREGRIYVLHVPGLGLTVKRLRRYGPHVWLTSDNPDHPPVKPEEATVVGRVYFHQPRGNRL; encoded by the coding sequence ATGACCGCTTCCCTCTCCGATCTGCCCCACTGGCTGCGCGAGCGCCGGGCTGACCTGGGCCTGCGCCAGGACGAGGTGGCCCGCCTCACGGCCCTACACGGGGGCGAGGCGGGCTGCGTGACCCAGCCGTACCTCAGCCGCCTGGAACGCGGGACGAGGCCACTGAACGCCCTGACTCCCGCGCGGCAGGACGCCCTGCGCCGCGCCCTGGAGATCAGCGCGAGCGAGTGGGTAGCGCGCACGGGGTTGCCGCTGCTGAGCACCCCGGGGACCGGGGACGAGCTGCTCACCACCCTCGACCTGATCCGGGTGCCCGTGCGGGCGCTCGCGTCGGCGGGGCTGCCGCTCTCCGAGGACCACGGCAGCGTGATCGACCACGAACTCGTCCCGGGGCGCGAGTTCCGCCCGGGGATGCTCGTGCTGGAGGTGCAGGGCGACTCCATGAGCACGGGGGAGGGCGGCACGGGCGGCATCCGCCCCGGCGACCGCATCTACGTGGACCCCGGCGACCTCGACCTGCGCGAGGGCCGCATCTACGTCCTGCACGTCCCCGGCCTGGGCCTGACCGTCAAGCGGTTGCGCCGGTACGGCCCCCACGTCTGGCTCACGAGCGACAACCCCGACCACCCTCCCGTCAAGCCCGAGGAGGCGACTGTGGTCGGGCGGGTGTACTTCCACCAGCCCCGGGGCAACCGCCTGTGA
- a CDS encoding amino acid ABC transporter permease yields MDLSFILQSALQALPVLIQGAGITLAFALAAMVLGLPLGFAVALARLSRFAPLRWLTGLYVSFIRGTPLLVQIFVIYYGLPSFGITLSPVVGGVLALTLNAGAYLSETIRAAILSVGRGQREAAYSLGLTGAQTMRLIVLPQALRVAAPSLGNSLIGLVKDTSLVSVITVVELLRSAQLVIARTFEPFGPYLTAALLYWAISAVLEVVQRGVERRLSRGTV; encoded by the coding sequence GTGGACCTCTCCTTCATCCTGCAAAGCGCCCTCCAGGCCCTGCCCGTCCTGATCCAGGGGGCGGGTATCACGCTGGCCTTCGCGCTCGCGGCGATGGTGCTGGGGCTCCCGCTGGGCTTTGCCGTGGCACTCGCCCGGCTGTCGCGGTTCGCTCCGCTGCGCTGGCTGACGGGGCTGTACGTGTCCTTTATCCGGGGCACGCCCCTGCTGGTGCAGATTTTCGTCATCTACTACGGGCTGCCGAGCTTCGGGATCACCTTGAGCCCGGTGGTGGGCGGCGTGCTGGCCCTGACGCTCAACGCGGGCGCCTACCTCTCGGAGACGATCCGGGCGGCGATCCTGTCGGTGGGGCGCGGCCAACGGGAGGCGGCGTACAGCCTCGGGCTGACGGGGGCGCAGACCATGCGCCTGATCGTGCTGCCGCAGGCGTTGCGGGTGGCGGCTCCCAGCCTGGGCAACAGCCTGATCGGGCTGGTGAAGGACACGTCGCTCGTCTCCGTGATCACGGTGGTGGAACTGCTTCGCAGCGCCCAACTGGTGATCGCCCGGACCTTCGAGCCCTTCGGCCCGTACCTCACGGCGGCCCTGCTGTACTGGGCGATCAGCGCCGTGCTGGAGGTCGTGCAGCGGGGGGTGGAGCGGAGATTGTCGCGCGGTACGGTGTAG
- a CDS encoding helix-turn-helix transcriptional regulator, whose protein sequence is MTTAPDSQWTFLTNHSHVLLCLVREPGATLRRVADLVGITERAVQRIVRDLEQAGVITRRRQGRRNTYTVDPGFHLRHPLEAHRTVGHLLALLEEAPEVESAARPA, encoded by the coding sequence ATGACCACCGCCCCCGACAGCCAGTGGACCTTCCTGACCAACCACAGCCACGTTTTGCTGTGTTTGGTGCGCGAGCCGGGCGCCACCCTGCGGCGGGTGGCCGATCTGGTGGGGATCACCGAGCGGGCGGTGCAGCGGATCGTGCGGGACCTGGAGCAGGCGGGGGTGATCACGCGCCGCCGCCAGGGCCGCCGCAACACCTACACGGTGGACCCGGGCTTCCACCTGCGTCACCCGCTGGAGGCCCACCGGACGGTCGGGCACCTGCTGGCGCTCCTGGAAGAGGCGCCCGAGGTGGAATCTGCTGCCCGGCCCGCCTGA
- a CDS encoding carbonic anhydrase has translation MSDSASNPLPPPPTSDLERRVLAAIRRGASMADIAELRPARISTPEDAIQALQDGNARFFSGQATRPEVDANQRRSQIMGQTPFAAVLACSDSRVPVEIVFDQGLGDLFVVRVAGNVVGDVGLGTLEYATEHLDVHLVVVMGHEGCGAVAAAMLPEEQVSREPENLRNLIARIQPCVRSLPPIRDKKARMREAVINNVRYQVAALREQPVIQAAEARGQIRVIGAYYEIGSGAVDFLIEEEDLRP, from the coding sequence GTGAGCGATTCGGCCTCCAACCCGCTGCCGCCTCCCCCGACCTCCGACCTCGAACGGCGCGTGCTGGCGGCGATTCGCCGGGGCGCGAGCATGGCGGACATCGCGGAGTTGCGCCCGGCCCGCATCAGCACGCCAGAAGACGCTATTCAGGCCCTTCAGGACGGCAATGCCCGTTTCTTCTCCGGTCAGGCCACCCGCCCCGAGGTGGACGCCAACCAGCGCCGGTCGCAGATCATGGGGCAGACCCCCTTCGCGGCGGTTCTCGCGTGCAGCGACAGCCGGGTCCCCGTGGAGATCGTCTTCGACCAGGGCCTCGGCGACCTCTTCGTGGTGCGGGTGGCGGGCAACGTGGTGGGCGACGTCGGCCTGGGCACGCTGGAGTACGCGACCGAACACCTCGACGTTCACCTCGTCGTCGTGATGGGGCACGAGGGGTGCGGGGCGGTGGCCGCCGCCATGCTGCCGGAGGAGCAGGTTTCCCGGGAGCCCGAGAACCTGCGCAACCTCATCGCCCGCATCCAGCCCTGCGTGCGGAGCCTCCCCCCCATCCGCGACAAGAAGGCCCGGATGCGCGAGGCCGTCATCAACAACGTCCGCTACCAGGTCGCTGCCCTGCGCGAGCAGCCCGTCATCCAGGCCGCCGAGGCGCGCGGCCAGATCCGCGTCATCGGCGCCTACTACGAGATCGGCTCCGGCGCCGTCGACTTCCTGATCGAGGAAGAGGACCTGCGGCCCTGA
- a CDS encoding MFS transporter, whose protein sequence is MTTTPAITTLPRAFWTYWAGVSATALGDSAVAVALPFLALDTGGGAGAVGLVVLCGSLPRFLAPLLGGLADRLPARRLLAPSAGLRALAVGLVGGLALTGTAPLALLAALAFVNGLLSTLAYATGAALVPRLVPAALLPRANSLNSGALMGAPLVGYGVGGVLVHTFGAGGTLLVATPLILGLTVAALALPHLKGAAGGRVQPLRDVLEGLRVVRRSPLLLALLAMSFALNLAMNVMNVRAPIHMTTFGRGAPDYAVFEMVVAGGVLAGIALVTPRAARWRLDTLIGVGRWVLVLGTLGFTLTPVPAWWGAAAVFGVGLGLLEVAATTRSQQLVPDGLRGRVIGALMGVNAVGLTLGAALAAWQIETGTLMLALTVLLSLLALTWTLAVRA, encoded by the coding sequence ATGACCACCACACCTGCGATAACTACGCTGCCGCGCGCCTTCTGGACGTACTGGGCGGGGGTGAGCGCGACCGCCCTGGGGGACTCCGCCGTCGCCGTCGCCCTGCCGTTCCTGGCGCTGGACACGGGGGGAGGAGCGGGGGCGGTCGGCCTCGTGGTTCTGTGCGGCAGCCTGCCGCGTTTTCTGGCGCCACTGCTCGGTGGACTCGCCGACCGTCTGCCTGCTCGCCGTCTTCTCGCCCCGAGTGCCGGGCTGCGGGCGCTCGCGGTGGGGCTCGTCGGTGGGCTGGCGCTGACGGGCACGGCCCCGCTCGCGCTTCTCGCCGCCCTGGCCTTCGTGAACGGCCTGCTCTCCACCCTCGCGTACGCCACAGGGGCCGCGCTCGTGCCGCGTCTGGTGCCCGCCGCCCTGCTGCCCCGCGCGAACAGCCTGAACAGCGGGGCCTTGATGGGCGCTCCCCTCGTCGGGTACGGGGTGGGCGGCGTGCTCGTCCACACGTTCGGGGCGGGGGGGACGCTGCTCGTCGCCACGCCGCTCATCCTGGGATTGACGGTCGCTGCCCTCGCTCTGCCCCACCTGAAGGGGGCGGCAGGTGGACGAGTTCAGCCCCTGCGGGATGTGCTGGAGGGCCTGCGCGTCGTCCGCCGCTCGCCCCTTCTCCTGGCCCTGCTCGCCATGAGCTTCGCGCTCAACCTCGCCATGAACGTGATGAACGTCCGGGCGCCGATTCACATGACGACGTTCGGGCGCGGCGCCCCCGATTACGCCGTCTTCGAGATGGTCGTCGCCGGGGGCGTCCTCGCGGGCATCGCGCTCGTCACGCCGCGCGCCGCGCGCTGGAGGCTGGACACCCTGATCGGCGTGGGCCGCTGGGTCCTCGTCCTGGGCACGCTCGGCTTCACCCTGACCCCGGTGCCCGCGTGGTGGGGCGCCGCCGCCGTGTTCGGCGTAGGGCTGGGGTTGTTGGAGGTCGCTGCGACCACCCGCTCCCAGCAACTCGTGCCGGACGGGCTCCGGGGACGAGTGATCGGCGCGCTGATGGGCGTGAACGCGGTCGGACTGACGTTGGGTGCGGCGCTGGCGGCGTGGCAGATCGAGACGGGAACGCTGATGCTCGCCCTCACCGTCCTGCTCTCCCTCCTGGCGCTGACGTGGACGTTGGCGGTGCGGGCATAG
- a CDS encoding IclR family transcriptional regulator, translating to MLSLQKAASILGAFSAEQPEWGVRALAAHLGVPRATAHAYLAGLTEAGFLRRTPAGRYRLSWHIAEMGAQLTAALPWFPGARALITRLAFGVRAVAFLCILEGEEVVCAIRERHPDADIDLPLDIYLPATATASGKILYTHADILPREFSACTVNSITTPDEWRTEVARVRRRGYAYSIEEWVEGQCTLGVPYRHGDQIVAAIGVQMSAERYLREERLVRERVLGIVREAEELA from the coding sequence GTGCTGTCCCTTCAGAAAGCCGCGAGCATCCTGGGAGCCTTCAGCGCCGAGCAGCCCGAGTGGGGGGTGCGGGCGCTCGCCGCCCATCTGGGCGTGCCCCGGGCGACGGCCCACGCCTACCTGGCGGGGCTGACGGAGGCGGGCTTCCTGCGGCGCACGCCCGCCGGGCGCTACCGCCTGTCGTGGCACATCGCGGAGATGGGGGCACAGCTCACGGCGGCGCTGCCGTGGTTCCCGGGGGCGCGGGCGCTGATCACCCGGCTGGCCTTCGGGGTGCGGGCGGTGGCCTTCCTGTGCATTCTGGAGGGCGAGGAGGTCGTGTGCGCGATCCGCGAGCGCCACCCCGACGCCGACATCGACCTGCCACTCGACATCTACCTGCCCGCCACCGCCACCGCGAGCGGCAAGATTCTCTACACCCACGCCGACATCCTCCCGCGCGAGTTCAGCGCCTGCACGGTGAACAGCATCACCACCCCCGACGAGTGGCGCACCGAGGTCGCGCGGGTGCGGCGGCGGGGATACGCCTACTCCATCGAGGAGTGGGTCGAGGGGCAGTGCACCCTGGGCGTGCCCTACCGACACGGGGACCAGATCGTCGCCGCCATCGGCGTGCAGATGAGCGCCGAACGCTACCTGCGCGAGGAACGGCTCGTGCGCGAGCGCGTGCTGGGCATCGTCCGCGAGGCGGAGGAGCTGGCGTAG
- a CDS encoding tRNA-binding protein — protein MATDLKTTVTYEDILGRLDIRLGRVVEVEVEPSAPKASYRPTVDFGKYGRRVSVGRFTGHAPEELLGRQVVGVLNFEPRRIGAVTSEVLILGVQSPGAASGEATALTSMREAKLGGKVF, from the coding sequence ATGGCGACGGACCTGAAAACCACCGTGACGTACGAGGACATCCTGGGTCGGCTGGACATTCGCCTGGGGCGCGTGGTGGAGGTCGAGGTGGAGCCGAGCGCCCCGAAAGCGTCGTACCGCCCGACCGTGGACTTCGGGAAGTACGGGCGCCGGGTCAGCGTGGGCCGCTTCACCGGGCATGCGCCCGAGGAGTTGCTGGGGCGTCAGGTGGTAGGGGTGCTCAACTTCGAGCCGCGCCGGATCGGCGCCGTGACCTCGGAGGTGCTGATTCTCGGCGTGCAGTCTCCGGGGGCCGCGAGCGGGGAGGCGACTGCCCTGACCTCCATGCGGGAGGCCAAGCTCGGGGGCAAGGTGTTCTGA
- a CDS encoding NADP-dependent isocitrate dehydrogenase — MNMTAPQTNLSPADTSPTPTLTPIAVAPGDGIGPEIMRATLRVLEAAGARIEPHTVEVGKEVYLRGVNSGVAPEAWEVMRRTGVLLKGPITTPQGGGYKSVNVTLRKALGLYANVRPARAYAPFVVTHHPEMDLVIVRENEEDLYAGIEHRQTDEVYQCLKLVTRDGCERIIRYAFEYARAHGRRKVTAMSKDNIMKLTDGLFHRVFDEVAREYPDLTADHMIVDIGAARLGARPETFDVIVTLNLYGDILSDIASEVAGSVGLGGSANIGQSVALFEAVHGSAPDIAGQDKANPSGLLNAAALMLTHLGQGDVAARVLNAWLRTLEDGIHTGDIAGEHTTRRVGTQDFAQAVIDRLGQLPGRLPAVSGEVAPRIGVQVKPRTRAEKVLVGVDVFLDWREADRQPDVLGTQLGQAANADWKLDMISNRGVKVWPQGLPETTCSDHWRCRFLWQGERPLTPADVLALLARVSGVGLDFVKTEHLYTFDGQPGYTAGQGQ; from the coding sequence ATGAACATGACTGCCCCCCAGACCAACCTCTCCCCTGCCGACACCTCCCCCACGCCCACCCTGACGCCCATCGCCGTCGCGCCCGGGGACGGGATCGGGCCGGAGATCATGCGCGCCACGCTGCGGGTGCTGGAGGCGGCGGGAGCGCGGATCGAGCCGCACACCGTCGAGGTGGGGAAGGAGGTCTACCTGCGCGGGGTGAACTCGGGGGTCGCCCCCGAAGCGTGGGAGGTCATGCGGCGCACCGGGGTGCTGCTCAAGGGACCCATCACCACCCCACAGGGCGGCGGGTACAAGAGCGTGAACGTGACGCTGCGCAAGGCGCTGGGGCTGTACGCGAACGTGCGTCCGGCGCGGGCCTACGCGCCCTTCGTCGTCACCCACCACCCGGAGATGGACCTCGTGATCGTGCGCGAGAACGAAGAGGACCTGTACGCGGGGATCGAGCACCGCCAGACCGACGAGGTGTACCAGTGCCTGAAGCTGGTCACGCGCGACGGCTGCGAGCGGATCATCCGCTACGCCTTCGAGTACGCGCGGGCCCACGGGCGGCGCAAGGTCACGGCGATGAGCAAGGACAACATCATGAAGCTCACCGACGGCCTCTTCCACCGGGTCTTCGACGAGGTGGCGCGTGAGTACCCCGACCTCACCGCCGACCACATGATCGTGGACATCGGCGCGGCGCGGCTGGGCGCCCGGCCCGAGACCTTCGACGTGATCGTGACGCTCAACCTCTACGGGGACATCCTCTCCGACATCGCCTCGGAGGTGGCGGGCTCGGTGGGCCTGGGGGGCAGCGCGAACATCGGGCAGAGCGTGGCGCTGTTCGAGGCGGTCCACGGCAGCGCCCCCGACATCGCCGGGCAGGACAAGGCCAACCCCAGCGGCCTGCTGAACGCGGCGGCCCTGATGCTCACCCATCTCGGGCAGGGGGACGTGGCGGCGCGGGTGCTGAACGCCTGGCTGCGGACGCTGGAGGACGGCATCCACACCGGGGACATCGCGGGCGAGCACACGACCCGGCGGGTGGGCACCCAGGACTTCGCGCAGGCCGTGATCGACCGCCTGGGCCAGCTGCCGGGGCGCCTGCCTGCCGTGAGTGGGGAGGTGGCCCCGAGGATTGGGGTGCAGGTCAAGCCCAGGACCCGCGCCGAGAAGGTGCTGGTGGGCGTGGACGTTTTCCTGGACTGGCGGGAGGCCGACCGTCAGCCGGACGTGCTGGGCACGCAGCTCGGGCAGGCCGCGAATGCCGACTGGAAGCTCGACATGATCTCCAACCGAGGGGTCAAGGTCTGGCCGCAGGGCCTCCCGGAAACCACCTGCTCGGACCACTGGCGCTGCCGCTTCCTGTGGCAGGGGGAACGCCCCCTCACCCCGGCGGACGTGCTGGCGCTGCTCGCCCGCGTCTCGGGGGTGGGGCTGGACTTCGTGAAGACCGAGCATCTCTACACCTTCGACGGACAGCCGGGGTACACCGCCGGGCAGGGCCAGTAG
- a CDS encoding S1C family serine protease: MNAVRPAAARGLMVLSTLLLGGVAARAQTTQAPAAAPSSATTPAERRASTPAPLSQADKTALDALYRKLRPATLRIEDCPPTNCRQPNGVGTAFLIGDGYALTAYHVVFASKTLSAQTLDKKRYAVQVVGYDDQSDLALIRVNVPNGTPFMPLAANRPAVGDSALAIGNGGGDFLVSKTGRLTGLDSDAGRADFPPGTLELNAQLIPGDSGGPIINARGEVMGVVSYISVGGPRGGRITAYAVPVTKTDDKLAALRRGEKRDAPVIGIGLTPQLDFAFALPADKFSEFNRVFDLGLGDTPGAFFTNVVPGSPAAKAGLQPLTLNEQGKRVSGDLVTAVNGQSIANFSDFQYAVRRYHPGDTVTLTVLRAGKRIEVKLTLAARPQVQVQN, from the coding sequence ATGAACGCTGTACGCCCCGCCGCCGCGCGCGGCCTGATGGTGCTTTCCACCCTGCTGCTCGGTGGCGTGGCCGCCCGCGCCCAGACGACTCAGGCACCGGCAGCCGCGCCCTCCTCCGCGACCACGCCCGCCGAGCGCCGCGCCTCCACGCCCGCGCCCCTGAGCCAGGCGGACAAGACCGCGCTCGACGCCCTGTACCGCAAGCTGCGCCCGGCTACCCTGCGGATCGAGGACTGCCCGCCCACGAACTGCCGCCAGCCGAACGGGGTGGGCACCGCCTTCCTGATCGGGGACGGCTACGCGCTGACGGCGTACCACGTCGTCTTCGCCTCGAAGACCCTGAGTGCCCAGACGCTCGACAAGAAGCGGTACGCGGTGCAGGTGGTCGGCTACGACGACCAGTCCGACCTCGCCCTGATCCGGGTGAACGTGCCCAATGGTACGCCCTTCATGCCGCTGGCAGCGAACAGGCCCGCCGTGGGGGACTCCGCGCTCGCCATCGGCAACGGGGGCGGCGACTTCCTGGTCTCGAAGACGGGGCGCCTCACCGGCCTCGACAGCGACGCGGGGCGCGCGGACTTCCCGCCCGGCACCCTGGAACTCAACGCGCAGCTCATCCCCGGGGACAGCGGCGGCCCGATCATCAACGCCCGGGGCGAGGTCATGGGCGTGGTGAGCTATATCAGCGTCGGGGGACCGCGCGGGGGCCGCATCACCGCCTACGCCGTGCCCGTCACGAAAACCGACGACAAGCTCGCCGCTCTGCGCCGGGGCGAGAAGCGCGACGCGCCCGTCATCGGCATCGGCCTGACCCCGCAGCTCGACTTCGCCTTCGCGCTCCCCGCCGACAAGTTCTCGGAGTTCAACCGCGTCTTCGACCTGGGCCTCGGCGACACCCCCGGCGCCTTTTTCACGAACGTCGTGCCCGGCAGCCCCGCCGCCAAGGCGGGCCTCCAGCCGCTCACCCTGAACGAGCAGGGCAAGCGCGTCTCCGGTGACCTCGTGACCGCCGTCAACGGTCAGTCCATCGCCAACTTCTCCGACTTCCAGTACGCGGTGCGCCGCTACCACCCCGGCGACACCGTCACCCTGACCGTGCTGCGCGCCGGCAAGAGGATCGAGGTCAAGCTCACGCTGGCCGCCCGCCCCCAGGTGCAGGTCCAGAACTAA
- a CDS encoding gamma-glutamylcyclotransferase family protein: MTQEPLTRVFVYGTLMPGERNAHVAAQGGAFEARPARLPGFRLLHLLPEAYPAVVPGGAEDRVCGYALTYAPGDWQAALPFLDALEGVDEVPPLYTRERVTVTLAGGERQAAWVYVYANAPRLARPGVVPIPDGDWRGAPDRARPRLEDR; this comes from the coding sequence GTGACCCAGGAGCCCCTCACCCGCGTCTTCGTCTACGGCACCCTGATGCCCGGCGAGCGCAACGCCCACGTCGCCGCGCAGGGCGGTGCGTTCGAGGCCCGGCCCGCCCGCCTCCCCGGCTTCCGCCTCCTGCACCTCCTCCCCGAGGCATACCCGGCGGTCGTTCCCGGCGGGGCGGAGGACAGGGTGTGCGGGTATGCCCTCACCTACGCCCCCGGGGACTGGCAGGCGGCCCTCCCCTTCCTGGACGCGCTGGAGGGCGTGGACGAGGTGCCGCCCCTCTACACACGGGAGCGGGTGACCGTGACGCTGGCAGGCGGCGAACGTCAAGCCGCCTGGGTCTACGTGTACGCGAACGCTCCCCGCCTCGCCCGGCCCGGTGTGGTCCCGATCCCGGACGGTGATTGGCGAGGGGCGCCGGACAGAGCCCGCCCCCGGCTGGAGGACCGTTAG